The genomic DNA GATCCGTTTTGAAGTGGAAGATAACGGCATTGGTATTCCTCTCGATAAGCAAGAAAGCATTTTTGATAACTTCACACAGGCAGACTCTTCCACCACCAGAAAGTACGGCGGTACAGGCCTAGGGCTCGCAATTTGTAAACGCTTCGCGCATATGATGGGCGGTGAAATTGGCGTGAACAGCGAAGACGGCAAAGGCTCCCTCTTCTGGATGGAGATTCCATTTAATAGAGACAGTGCGATTCTAAAAGAGCCAGAAATGCCTGTTATGCCTTCACCTGAAGCTGTGAGAAAAGTGAAAGATCAAAACGTTCTGATTGTGGATGACTTTAAAGCCAACCAAGATGTACTGGTTGAATTCCTCACAAGCTGGGGTATTTCATGCCACGCTGTCAGCTCTGGTAAAGCCGCGCTTCGCGCCATTGAAGACGCGGAAAAAAATGGTGAGCCATACACCCTCGCCCTTGTAGATTACATGATGCCTGAGATGGACGGAGAAGAACTTCTCCAACGTATTAAAGAACGTGAGACATCAAAAGATATGCCGCTTGTTATGGTGACGGCTGCATATAAAATTAAAGATGCCAACCGCGCTATTGCTATGGGTTTTGATGATTACATTCTCAAACCTGTTTATGCCTCTGAGCTGATGGATAGCATGCTAAAAGTCCTGTCTCTGCCAAACCCTGCCCAGAAGAAAGATATACGCCATATCCCTGCCCCTGAAACCAATGGCCATACAGGTGAAAAACCACGTGTGCTTATTGTAGAAGACTCTCAAGTGAACCAAATGGTCGCAGAAGCGATGGTGAAACAGCTCGGCTGCGAAGTGCAGATTGCTGAAAACGGTATTGTAGCCCTTGAAGAGTATGAAAAAGGTGGTTACGAGTTTATCTTTATGGATTGCATGATGCCTGGCATGGACGGCTATGAAGCCACCCGTGAGATTCGACATATCGAAAGCAAAACTGGCAAACATATCCCCATTATCGCCATGACAGCCAACGCCATGGAAGGTGACAAAGATAAATGCCTCAAAGCAGGTATGGACGGCTATATTGCCAAACCTACCCGCAAAGAAGACATCAAACTCGCGCTAGACAAATACGTGTTCACCTCAGCTGAAAGTGAATAGATTTAACTCGTCCACTTAATAGAGCAGCCCATGCTTGGTAGTTGATCTTTTGGTCCCTCACCTGTTTCCGCAATTTGGCGCATTGCATTAAGAAGCTCTGGCGTACGCTCAGAACTATCCGCATTCGGGCGACTGTCATCTAAGCGACCACGATATTGAAGTTCGCCTTTTGCGTTAAAGCCAAAGAAATCAGGCGTACAAATCGCGCCGTAAGCTTTTCCAACAGACTGATCTTCATCAACAAGGTATGGAAACTCAAAACCGTGCTCAGCTGCAAACTTAAGCATATTTTCAGGAGAATCCGCTTCGTAGTCTCGGTAATCATTCGACATCACCGCAAGCACATTAATACCTTCTGCCTTCAGGGCTTTAGTATCTTCTGCAAGTTGAGCCGCAATACGCTTTACATATGGGCAGTGGTTACAAATAAACATAACAAGCAGCCCCTTTTCACCTAGCTGCTCACTCATCGTAAAACTCTCACCCTTGGCATCTTTCAATGTAAACTCTGGTGCTTTCCAGCCAAAATCACAGATCGGTGTATCAAGTAGCATGTTTTTTCCCTTTTCAATAAATACCCCAACAGCATATCAGACTCCCCCTCTTCCCAAATGAATTTTTTCAAAACAAAAAAAGAGGAGCATTAGCTCCTCTTTTTTTGAGGTAAAGCTACTTCATCATGTTCATCAGAGCTCGATCATAAAAACGATCACCAAGCCATTTACGCATAAGCATCATAGGCATCGCATACTTACCTGCAACGTAACGTGTCTTTGGCTTTTTAGCACGAATTGCTTTCAGCACAAGATTAGTAATCACGCTTACTGGTGAACCTGCTCCTTTTTCATATTCAGCTTTAAACATTTCATCTACTTTATGTGCCATATTGCTGTAAGGGCCGTTTCCTGAACGCTCCATCATTGGGCCAGAAACCACATCACCAAATTCCGTTACAATGGCACCAGGCTCAATAATGACAACATCAATACCAAACTGCTTCAGCTCCACACGTAAACAATCTGACCAGCCTTCTAGAGCGTGTTTAGTGCCAACATACCAAGCGCCCAACGGCATATATACTTTACCAACCATTGATGAAATATTGATAACTTTACCCGCCTGCTTACTGCGCATGTATGGAAGCACCAGCTGAGTTAGCCTCGCAAGACCAAACAGGTTCACTTCAAATTGGTAACGCGCATCTTCAATGGTTGTATCTTCTACCGAACCGTAAGAGCCAAATCCTGCGTTATTAATAAGGACATCCACACCGCCATGCTCTTTAGAAATGGTATGAACAACAGATTGAACATCTTCTTCTTTGGTAATATCCATCTTAAGAGGATGTGCACCAAGCGCCTTCAGGTCTTCCATGTTTTCTACACGGCGCGCTACAGCATAAACAACCATACCTTCACCTAGAAGAGCTTTTACAAAGTCCTTCCCCATACCAGCTGATGCACCAGTTACAAGAGCGACTTTCTGTGTCATTGTTCTGTTCCTTTCCTAGCGGCAGATCACGCGGATCGCAATTGCCATTTTCTGTTTAAACTCGTCTGCAGTGTCACTGTTCTTCATAATGCCTTTTGCTGTATGATACAGTGTTTCAGAGACAAGGATTGGATCCACTGCGTCAAAAACTGTCAGCTCTTCTGACAAGATCACTTTCATCACAATATGTTCAAGCTCATTCTTCTTTTGACCAATATTTTCTGAAGCAACCGCCTCAATTTCAGCGAGAATTTCGGCAGCTTGAAGGGAACGATTCAAAATCTCAACATGCTGACCACACCAAATATGGAAAATCATTAAAAGCTTTTCTGTAAAGGGTAGATCGTTATCCTTCACCACACGCTCACACTCTTCAATGGAGTAAGCAAACACATTATCAACAGCCATTTTAAAGAGGGTCTCTTTGTTTTTATAGCGCTGATAGAGTGTCTGGCGAGATACGCCCACTGCCATTGCAATATCGTCTAAAGAGGTTTTACGGTACCCGTACTGCAAGAACACATTCACTGCGCCGAGAAGGATGGGGTCTAGCTTTGTTTTATCCATATTACAAACATTACCTCATTTACAACTTATATACATACTGTAAAGTTAGTAACTAACACTTTCAAGCCCTAAGTAACATTTTTTGTCTTTTTGGCAACAATGCCCCTTTTTTTGTGTCTGACAGCCCACAACCCTTTGTTTTCTATCAGACCCCCGTATTTCTAGGCTTCTTTGCCCTTTTTGGCTCTATCAACTTAATCTTGAACCGTGTTTTGTATTTGCAGAGTATTTTCCAAGGCTAGTAAACTGAATACAGTTTTAAAGAACATAATAAAAAAGAATAGGATACTGGTTATGGCCTCACGCTTTTCTTCTAAAGCTGCGCGTTACCTAACTTGTCTGGCGCTTGGTATGGCGGCAGCATCAACGTCTCATGCAGCAGGGTTTCAACTTAAAGAACAAGGTGCAGATATGCAGGGTACCTCTTTTGCAGGTGCAACAGCTAAGGGTGATAACCTCAGTACGCTCTTCTTTAACCCAGCAGGTATGTCTCGCTTCAAAGGTAACCATGGTGGTATTAACTTCAGCCTGATTCGCCCTGAAGCTGAGCTGAGCATTTCCAACATTTCATCTTCTCTGGGCGGGGGTACAAACTTCCCATCAGCAACAGACAGTAACGGTGGTGATGCTGGTACGCTTGGTAAGGTGCCTACAATTTACGGTGTGATGGATGTCAACGACAAGGTCAACGTAGGTATTGCCATTACGGTTCCGTTTGGACTGTCTACACAGTACGACCCAAACTGGGCTGGACGTTACTACGCGCAAACATCTGAAGTTGAAACAATCAACATTGCGCCAACTCTCTCTTATAAGGTTTCTGATAAACTTGCCCTTGGTGCAGGTGTACAGGTTCAACATACCAAAGCACGCCTTACAAACGCTGTAAACATTGACGCAGTTGTTGGTGGTGGTGCTCCTGATGCAGACTCTGAGCTTAAAGGAGACGATACGTCTTGGGGCTTCAACGTTGGGGCTTTGTATGACTTCAACGATGATACACGCTTTGGTATTTCATACCGCTCACGTGTTCACCATGAACTTGAAGGGGACATCAACCTGACAGGCGTTCCTCTTGCTCTTGCAGGAGTTCCAACACTACAAGACGCAGATGCGAAAGCGAAGCTTGTCACGCCAGATAGCCTCTCTATTGGCCTCTTCCACCAAATGAATGAAAAGCTTGCTGTGATGGCGGATGCCTCATGGACAAACTGGTCTCTCTTTAAAGACCTTATTGTACAAAACAAATCCAACAACCTTGTGCGCCAACATGTAGAAGAAAAGTGGAATGACACATACTTCTTCTCACTTGGTGCTGAGTACAAGTACGATCCTAAAACAACGCTACAAGCGGGTATTGCTTACGATAAAGGTGCTGTAGATGATGACTACCGCACGTTCCGTATTCCAGATACAGACCGTTACTGGCTCTCAGTAGGTTACCAACGTGACCTAAGTGACAAAACACAGTTTACTGCTGGGTTTAGCCACATCATTGCACAAGATGCAACTGTAACAGAAGACGCCAACACACTTAGAAATGGTTCTATTTCAGGAACATTCCACTCGAGTGTAAACATCCTATCGCTTGGTCTTAGACATAAGTTCTAAGAACCTATCTCAAGAAAAACGCCTCTTTTAAGGGGCGTTTGTGTTTTCACATATCGTTTGTGTTTTCACATATATTTATGACAACCCATAACAAGAAAATCCCTCGAAGAATAAAACTATAAGTTGCTCAACTTATAGTAAATATGCTAAAAGCATTCTCAATTCAGACACAGCTAATTTAGACATGGAAGAGTTAATACATGAAAAAGTTTTTCTTATCTGCAGCACTTGCAATCACATTAAGTGGTTGCTCAGTATTCATGGCAGCGAAACAACCAGACGCTAAAAACCTAGATTTAATGGCAGCCGGCACACCAAGGGCTTTATTACTTGCTGAGTTTGGGCTACCAATTGTGAGTGAAGAGCAAGATGGTAAAAAAGTTGAAATCTTTAAATTTGTTCAAGGGTATAGCGCAGGGGCAAAAGCTGGAAGAGCTGTATTTCATGGCGCAGCCGACATTGCAACTCTAGGCTTATGGGAAGTAATTGGCACCCCAACAGAAGGTGTCTTTGATGGAGATGAAGTCGTATATCAAGTTACATATAATAAAGATAACATGGTAGAAAGCGTTATCCCTCTTAAAGCAGATAAAGCATTTTAATGCCAGATAGAAATAAGATGTGAAGATTTTAATTTACATTACTCTACTAGCCTCTCTTATTTCAAGAGAGGCTATTTCATATGCAGACGAATTATTTTTTGATAATCAAAGCTTATATCAAGAGTGGCTTTCCATACTTCACTACAAGAAAGGCAAAAGCCTTATACGAGACCCTAAATTCTTTATTTCACCTCAAGGCCACAATAACCCACTCGAAGAGCTTGAAGCGATTAAGTCTCTCTACAAAGAAGGAAAAGAACAAGGTTTTATATGCTCATTCCCTTATCGATTTAGCTGGGTTGAAAAACATATATTAAAGCAACGAAAGAGTAGCTACACTCACTGTAAACATTTGAACAGTTACTTAACAAATGTCAAAAGCGACAATTTATCCGTTGTCTTTGTTGAAGAGAAACAACCTTCACTGACTTCATCTATGGGGCATGTATTTTTAAAAGTCGGTAAAAAGCAAAATACTGCGCACTCCCTCACTTACTCTGCAAATTTATATACACCTATAAGTGCCATCAAGCACTCTTTAGCTTTGCCATTTACCGGTGCAGACGGCCTCTTTATTTTAGAGCCTTACAAAAAGCGTGCAGATGTCTATCAGCGCGAAGGCCGTACACTGCAAACCTTTGAGCTTCCCCTCACCCCAGAGCAAGTGAAGTTTGTTACGCTCCATATTTGGGAGATGAAGGGTATAAATGTGCATTACTCTCTTAAGGATCAAAACTGTGCAAGCGCTTTAGCATCCATTCTGATGGTTGCAGACCCTAGCTATCAGGACTTGCTCTACAAACCATTTTTAACGCCTTATGACATGATGACACGCTATGAAGCCCAGCAAGGCAAAGCCAAAACACTTGTTAAACACAGCCCTGCTTCAAGCGTAGCTTACAATATTGGTAGCCGTGATGGAATGACGTTCCAAATGCTTGAGTTTGCACCCGCATATAACGCTATTGATGAAATCAATACAGGTTACGGCAAAGAGGTAGACACAAAACTCTTTACCCCTAAGATTCGTCTCTTTGATGATATGGAACGCCTAGAACTTGAGAGGTTTGACCTTTACTCTTCTCGCACATTCATTCCAACAGACCTGCAAGATTTTAAAGTCTCTCGTTACTCTGAAGTTTCTTTTGAAAACTCAATTGACGCATCTGATGTGGTTTCACCATCCATCAAATTTGGGCTTGGTATAACCGCTAAAACGCGCCTTAAACATAAGTTCATGCCTTATGTGTATCTGACAGAAGAGTATAAACATTTTGAGGATAAGCATAACGCGGCCCTTGTGCCTGAGGTCGGCTTTTTCTCATACCTTGCAGAGAACACAAAATTTTCAGCCTCTGCCAAACGCTACATGAATAGCCATGAGAATGATAAAGAGAGCGAAATTTCAGCACGCCTGAACCATTATTTCTCACCCAAACTTGGTGTACGTGCAGAATGGACATCAACACATACACCTGAAGACACTCATCTCGGCACACTTCAATTTGGCTTCAGATATCACTACTAAGCAGTTGCCCTTCTGCGCGCAAGGTTTATAATAACCGCATAATCAATGCATGCGCTGAAAGGGCCTTCTCATGAACAATACAGAGTTTTGGAACAAAGTCTCAAAAGGCTATGTGAAGAGCAAAATTTCAGACATCGAATCTTACCAAACTAAGCTTGAGAAAACACAAGAGTACTTCACCAAGGATATGGACGTTCTTGAAGTGGGAAGCGGCACAGGCATGACAGCAGTCATTCATGCTCCACATGTAAAGCACTACCACGCGACAGACCTTTCTGAAGGCATGCTTGCCTTTGCACAAGAGCGCATTGATGAGGCAGATCTTAAAAACATTACCCTTGAAGCTGGCGCCGTTGAATCTCTCAGCGTAGAAGACGGCAGCAAAGACGCTGTACTGGCCATGAGCCTCCTTCACCTATTAGATGATCCAGAAGCTGGCATTCAGCACATTCATAAGTACCTCAAAAAAGATGGCCTCTTCATCAGCAGTACCATCTGCCTTGGTGATAAGATGAATTACTTTAAGCCCCTCTTTCCACTTATGAAGTTGGTGAAATACGCGCCATCAGTTGTGCACTTCTTTAAAAAGAAGGAACTTGTTAGCATGATTGAAAACGCAGGATTCAAAATTGAATATGACTGGCAACCGGGCCCTAAAAAAGCAGCCTTTATTGTCGCGCGAAAACGCTAAACATTATGAAACCTCATTTTGAGTTTAGCGCCCCCGTTTGGAAATCTTCTGGCAAAGCAGCTTGGCATTTTGTAACCCTGCCCAAGGAAGAAGCTGACTATATCCGCGACCTCAAAGCAGGCCTTAAAGGCTTTGGCATGGTTAAGGTGGTTGCACAAACTGGTGATTTTAGCTGGGAAACATCTATTTTTCCTGATACAAAAACAGACTCATACCTGCTCCCTGTTAAGGCAAACATACGCCGTAAAGCAGGCATTGAAGACGGCCAAACCCTTAACATTAAGCTCACGCTTAAAAATGTAGATGTACAGATAAACAAAGGCACAGATATGCAACCGATTAACCTTATGAAACTTGTTGTTGGTATTGATACGCTTGAAGACTTTGAAGCCTGGCAAAAGCAAGATGTTGTCACTTTTGAGGGTAAAAAGGTAAACACGGTGCATACCCGTAACATGCCTAAACAAGCCGAAGAAATTCTTGCTTCTGGTGGGTCTATTTACCGCATCATGAAAGGCACCATGTACTGCCGCCAACAGATTGTGGGCTTTAAACAGTACGAAACTGAGAACGGTAAAAAGTGTATTATTTATACAGATACCAAGGTGATTCCAACACAGCCACTTCCTATGCGTGCCTTCCAAGGATGGCGTTACCTAAAGCCAGAAAACACGCCTGCTGATTTAGACGCGATTGCCTCAGGTGAAGCGAGACTCAGCCATGCACAAGAAGAGCAAGCCCTGCGCGAGCTTGGGCTGCTTGACTAACAGGCTTTCTGCCCCTATATAAAGGGCATGCCACAGATTGATTCATACACATTTTTCGCTATTGCTGCTGTTGCCCTTGCAACCGCACGCTACGCCACATACTTTTACACCATGTACAAAGGGGAAACCAAACCCCACGCCTTCAGCTGGCTGCTTTGGGGTGTTGTCACTGGTATTGGTACCCTTGCTCAGTTTGAGCTTGGTGCAGGCCCTGCAGCTTGGGCCCTTGCCTTTGTTTCTATCACCTGCCTGATGATTTCTGGCCTTGCCTTTTTTGTAGGTGAAAGAAACTACGCCCGCAGAGACTGGGTGGCACTTATTGTGGCAGCGTTTGCCATCCCGCTCTGGAAGATCACAGACAACCCAACACTCGCCATTGCGCTTGTGGTTGGCATTGATGCCCTCACCTACTACCCAACATTCAGAAAATCATTCAACAATCCGCAAACAGAGCCGCCAATCTCATTCTTTATTGCGGGTAGCAGATACTTCCTCATGATGTTTGCTGTCCCTGATCCAACATGGGCGACACTCATGTACCCCTTCTTTTTAATGGCAACAGATTGGGCCTTTGCATTCTTTATTGTTATAAGACGCTGGCAATTAGGGTATCCTTTACATGAATATGCAACCAAAAAGGCTCCTGCGACATCATGACAGACGCAACAAAAGGATTTTACGCCCACACAAGCGATGACGGTAAACTCCGTTGTTTTGGTGGCAAACCAGGGCAAGACCTTTACGCAAAATATCATGACACTGAATGGGGCACCCCTCACCATGATGACAGGCACCTGTTTGAAATGCTGGTTCTTGAAGGCGCACAAGCAGGCCTTAACTGGGAAACGATTCTTAAAAAGCGTGAAGGCTACCGTAAGGCTTTCCATAACTTTGACGTAGAACGCGTTGCGGCAATGACAGACGCTGAGCTTGAAGACCTGCGCCAAAACCCTGAGATTATTCGCAACAAACTGAAGATTAACTCTGCGCGTAAAAACGCACGGGTATTTATTGAAATTCAAAAAGAGTTTGGTAGCTTTGATGCCTACCTTTGGGCCTATGTAGACGGAGAAGCCATTGTGAATGATTGGCCAACATTTAAAGATGTGCCAGTCACCACACCTATTAGCGACGCCCTTTCTAAAGACCTTAAAAAACGCGGAATGAGCTTTGTTGGCAGTACAATTATGTACGCTTACATGCAGGCTGTTGGACTGGTTGTTGACCACCCTAAAGGCTGCTGGAAGTATCCACACGCATGAGTTTTGAATTCTTTGCACAAGCTGTTGGCTTTCTTGCCTTTACCATTGGCGTATGCGGCTACCAGTTCAAAGATCAAAAAAAGCTTTTCACCACTTGGATTATTGCAGATAGCATCTGGACCATTCACTATATTTTAATTGCTGCCACCACACCTGCCCTTGCAGTCTCTGTTGCTGCGATACGTACGGCGCTAGTAGTCTTTATCTTCCCACAATACAAAAAGCAACTGATTGCCCTCGCCATGGCCTGTATTACAGCTTTATGTATTTGGGGTGGAGACGGACATATTGGTAGCTACCTCCCAATTCTAAGCGCGCTCTGTTACAGCCTTGCCACGTATTATAATGAGAGCTACTACAAAAGCCGTTTCTTCGCAGGAACAGGTAAAATTATCTGGATTGCGATTGGTATTTATTTCGTCTCTTACGCAGAAGTTATAGCCTCTTTGGTTGGCCTTACGTCTATTCTCATTGGTGTTTATCGCCATCAATTCCATAAAGCTTCTCTTTTAACGGCGCCTTCTCTTTTAACGCTTTCAAATCAATGATATAATCAAACCAACAAAAATAATAAATAAGAAAGAGACACATAATGGACTGTCTTAAAAAGTGGATTCTTCCTGCGCTGATTGCGTTTGGTTTTGTCTTCGTTTACGAAATGTTTATGCATGGACAATGGCTCATGCCTGACTATCAAGAAACAATGCACCTGTGGCGCGCACCTTCAGAAATGAAAGAGCTTGGCCATTACGGCATGGTTGCCTCTCTCATCAGTATGTTTGTTTTACTTAAAGTTTTCAAAATTGGTTACCAAGGTAATGGTATGGGCGAAGGCCTACGTTTTGGCGCTCTCATGGGTGTCATTTTTGGTCTCAGTGCCTTTTCTGTATATGTACACATGCCAATTTCAATTGAGCTTGCAAGCAAATGGTTTGGTGTTGAGTTCATCAAATACATTGGTGTGGGTCTGATCTTTGCTTTCACAGCAAGCAAATGCCCAATCTGCAGCAAGTAATCACTTGTCGTATGAAAAGCCTCCCATAGGGAGGCTTTTTGTTTACACTTGTGACGCGCCCCATAAAACATCAGGGTTTATAAATAAAGGGTGAATTTCTCATGAAATATCTATTGAGCATGCTGACAATTTTTGCAATGTTTAACACTGCGCATGCATTTGATTACAAAAGTCCTGAAGGTCAAGCATTACGCAAAAAGCT from Pseudomonadota bacterium includes the following:
- a CDS encoding response regulator — protein: IRFEVEDNGIGIPLDKQESIFDNFTQADSSTTRKYGGTGLGLAICKRFAHMMGGEIGVNSEDGKGSLFWMEIPFNRDSAILKEPEMPVMPSPEAVRKVKDQNVLIVDDFKANQDVLVEFLTSWGISCHAVSSGKAALRAIEDAEKNGEPYTLALVDYMMPEMDGEELLQRIKERETSKDMPLVMVTAAYKIKDANRAIAMGFDDYILKPVYASELMDSMLKVLSLPNPAQKKDIRHIPAPETNGHTGEKPRVLIVEDSQVNQMVAEAMVKQLGCEVQIAENGIVALEEYEKGGYEFIFMDCMMPGMDGYEATREIRHIESKTGKHIPIIAMTANAMEGDKDKCLKAGMDGYIAKPTRKEDIKLALDKYVFTSAESE
- a CDS encoding thioredoxin family protein; the protein is MLLDTPICDFGWKAPEFTLKDAKGESFTMSEQLGEKGLLVMFICNHCPYVKRIAAQLAEDTKALKAEGINVLAVMSNDYRDYEADSPENMLKFAAEHGFEFPYLVDEDQSVGKAYGAICTPDFFGFNAKGELQYRGRLDDSRPNADSSERTPELLNAMRQIAETGEGPKDQLPSMGCSIKWTS
- a CDS encoding oxidoreductase, translated to MTQKVALVTGASAGMGKDFVKALLGEGMVVYAVARRVENMEDLKALGAHPLKMDITKEEDVQSVVHTISKEHGGVDVLINNAGFGSYGSVEDTTIEDARYQFEVNLFGLARLTQLVLPYMRSKQAGKVINISSMVGKVYMPLGAWYVGTKHALEGWSDCLRVELKQFGIDVVIIEPGAIVTEFGDVVSGPMMERSGNGPYSNMAHKVDEMFKAEYEKGAGSPVSVITNLVLKAIRAKKPKTRYVAGKYAMPMMLMRKWLGDRFYDRALMNMMK
- a CDS encoding TetR/AcrR family transcriptional regulator yields the protein MDKTKLDPILLGAVNVFLQYGYRKTSLDDIAMAVGVSRQTLYQRYKNKETLFKMAVDNVFAYSIEECERVVKDNDLPFTEKLLMIFHIWCGQHVEILNRSLQAAEILAEIEAVASENIGQKKNELEHIVMKVILSEELTVFDAVDPILVSETLYHTAKGIMKNSDTADEFKQKMAIAIRVICR
- a CDS encoding outer membrane protein transport protein; translated protein: MASRFSSKAARYLTCLALGMAAASTSHAAGFQLKEQGADMQGTSFAGATAKGDNLSTLFFNPAGMSRFKGNHGGINFSLIRPEAELSISNISSSLGGGTNFPSATDSNGGDAGTLGKVPTIYGVMDVNDKVNVGIAITVPFGLSTQYDPNWAGRYYAQTSEVETINIAPTLSYKVSDKLALGAGVQVQHTKARLTNAVNIDAVVGGGAPDADSELKGDDTSWGFNVGALYDFNDDTRFGISYRSRVHHELEGDINLTGVPLALAGVPTLQDADAKAKLVTPDSLSIGLFHQMNEKLAVMADASWTNWSLFKDLIVQNKSNNLVRQHVEEKWNDTYFFSLGAEYKYDPKTTLQAGIAYDKGAVDDDYRTFRIPDTDRYWLSVGYQRDLSDKTQFTAGFSHIIAQDATVTEDANTLRNGSISGTFHSSVNILSLGLRHKF
- a CDS encoding DUF4105 domain-containing protein; amino-acid sequence: MNSYLTNVKSDNLSVVFVEEKQPSLTSSMGHVFLKVGKKQNTAHSLTYSANLYTPISAIKHSLALPFTGADGLFILEPYKKRADVYQREGRTLQTFELPLTPEQVKFVTLHIWEMKGINVHYSLKDQNCASALASILMVADPSYQDLLYKPFLTPYDMMTRYEAQQGKAKTLVKHSPASSVAYNIGSRDGMTFQMLEFAPAYNAIDEINTGYGKEVDTKLFTPKIRLFDDMERLELERFDLYSSRTFIPTDLQDFKVSRYSEVSFENSIDASDVVSPSIKFGLGITAKTRLKHKFMPYVYLTEEYKHFEDKHNAALVPEVGFFSYLAENTKFSASAKRYMNSHENDKESEISARLNHYFSPKLGVRAEWTSTHTPEDTHLGTLQFGFRYHY
- a CDS encoding class I SAM-dependent methyltransferase, which gives rise to MNNTEFWNKVSKGYVKSKISDIESYQTKLEKTQEYFTKDMDVLEVGSGTGMTAVIHAPHVKHYHATDLSEGMLAFAQERIDEADLKNITLEAGAVESLSVEDGSKDAVLAMSLLHLLDDPEAGIQHIHKYLKKDGLFISSTICLGDKMNYFKPLFPLMKLVKYAPSVVHFFKKKELVSMIENAGFKIEYDWQPGPKKAAFIVARKR
- a CDS encoding DUF1489 family protein, whose amino-acid sequence is MKPHFEFSAPVWKSSGKAAWHFVTLPKEEADYIRDLKAGLKGFGMVKVVAQTGDFSWETSIFPDTKTDSYLLPVKANIRRKAGIEDGQTLNIKLTLKNVDVQINKGTDMQPINLMKLVVGIDTLEDFEAWQKQDVVTFEGKKVNTVHTRNMPKQAEEILASGGSIYRIMKGTMYCRQQIVGFKQYETENGKKCIIYTDTKVIPTQPLPMRAFQGWRYLKPENTPADLDAIASGEARLSHAQEEQALRELGLLD
- a CDS encoding DNA-3-methyladenine glycosylase I; the protein is MTDATKGFYAHTSDDGKLRCFGGKPGQDLYAKYHDTEWGTPHHDDRHLFEMLVLEGAQAGLNWETILKKREGYRKAFHNFDVERVAAMTDAELEDLRQNPEIIRNKLKINSARKNARVFIEIQKEFGSFDAYLWAYVDGEAIVNDWPTFKDVPVTTPISDALSKDLKKRGMSFVGSTIMYAYMQAVGLVVDHPKGCWKYPHA
- a CDS encoding YgjV family protein; this translates as MSFEFFAQAVGFLAFTIGVCGYQFKDQKKLFTTWIIADSIWTIHYILIAATTPALAVSVAAIRTALVVFIFPQYKKQLIALAMACITALCIWGGDGHIGSYLPILSALCYSLATYYNESYYKSRFFAGTGKIIWIAIGIYFVSYAEVIASLVGLTSILIGVYRHQFHKASLLTAPSLLTLSNQ